The window GAACCAGGGGTAACCTCAGGCGATTATCTATCGGGTTTATTGCAGGGGACTCGACAAGCCCTGTATGAGAATCTGCGGGACTCGATCACGGTAACGATTCCTCAAGTCAATCCCCGCACGGTGGGCGCTCTGATTGCCTTGTACGAGCGTGCAGTGGGTCTTTATGGTTTCCTCGTGAATATCAACGCTTACCATCAGCCTGGGGTCGAAGCAGGCAAGAAAGCGGCAGCGGCTGTTCTGGATTTACAGAAACAGGTGATGCAGGTACTTCAGGCAGAAGGTGCTCCCCTGTCTCTTTCTGAGTTGGCTGAAAAAATCGGAACACCGGAGCGGGTGGAATCGATTTATATGCTGTTGCGCCATCTGCAAGCGAACCAGCGAGGTGTTGTCCTAGAAGGCAATCCGGGGCAACCGAGCAGCTTAAAGGTGTCAGCAAGTTGATTTGAGGGGTACTGATTCCTTTCTTAGTGAGCGCTTGAGCGATTGAGCGCTCGCTACAAACCGATTACTGCCTTCAGGAAGAGTTGATGTAATACGACTTTGCCCATAGGAGCATGAGATCTGGGAGGGAGTGGCTGTACACTGAGTTAGGGCACAGTTTTAGCATTCAGAACCTAAACACAATTGTTTTTAGGTTTCTGCTGAGTTAACCAGATATGACCTAGCGTAAGAGAAGACTCGCTCTTAGATCAGTACCCCATGCCATTGATTATCCTGGTTGCAGACGACAACCTGGGAACCCGTCTTTCTGTAAGTGATTATCTAGAGATGTCTGGCTACTCAGTCATCGTAGCTGAAGATGGCCAGGAAGCTCTCTCGAAAATCGAAAAGTACCATCCTCACCTACTGGTGACGGATATCAACATGCCCCGCATGGACGGCTATGAGCTGGTGAAAAAGCTTCGTCAGCAACCCTCGTTTCGCTTGTTGCCGATTGTCCTGCTAACCGAACGCGCCACGACGAAGGAACGCATTGAGGGCTATGAGTCAGGGTGTGATGTTTACCTGCCGAAGCCTTTTGAGATGGATGAATTAGGCGCGGTTATCCGCAATCTTGTGGAGCGCCAACTGGATCGGAAAGTTTCCTTCCCCGATTCCCGTACAACATCCGAGCGTTCACCCGATTGGGACTCGCCATCGACACCAGACAACATGCCAGCAGAGGCGATCGCTCCCAATTCTACAGCCATCGAGTTGACGGAGCGAGAAAAGGAAGTATTAGTTTTGCTCGCCATCGGTTTATCCAACGTTGAAATTGGTAAGAAGCTGTACCGCAGTCCTCGGACAGTCGAAAAGCACGTCAGCAGTCTTTTACGAAAAACCGAAACGAGTAACAGAGCTGAACTCATCCGATTTGCATTAAAAAATCATTTAGTTAATTAACTCAACTGATTTTTATAACCGCAAGAGAAGGGCTATTGACGACATCTGGCTAAGGTACAGTGATTTATGAGAAAATCACACCAAAACACACCAAAAATTTAAAATTATAAATTTTTTGGGGAACATCCCAAATGTACACGCTTTAAAGAAGGGTGAGGAGAGTTTATATCTAAATGCTCCCAAGCAAAATAGATAAATTTCAGAAATCAGGACAAAAATAAAGATAAATTTAATTGAATTGAATGTGTTTTAATCACCCGATCGGGTGATTAAAGTTAACCCAGGCGTAGAACTCTGAAGCAGCTCTTTGTCAAAGCTTTATTTAACAAATCCTACAGCTCATCCACCTGGGGGAAGTCGATAACTGTGCAATGATCGAAGCTATTTTTAGAGGTGATTGATCGAAGGAAAGCACAAGTGAAGACCAGAATTTTTAGGGTTTTAGCAAAATGAATCGACAGAACCTGATGCCCTTGAGTCAGAGAAGCATCTGGCGATATATTGCCGTAGTCGGCGCGATCGCGGTTGCTTACTATGGTGGGGCATACCTCACCGTCTCCTCTCTAGGGCTGGGTTTAGAGGCTTCTCCCTTATGGCCTTCCGCAGGGATTGCCTTAGCCGGTTTACTCTTGGCAGGAGAGCGTGTCTGGCCGGGGGTGGCACTGGGGTCATTCTTTTGGTGCCAGTCACAGGTATCCTTAACCATGGCTTTCGCCTTAGCGTTCAGTATCACGTTACAAGCCTTCCTTGGAGCCGAAGTCTTTCGTTGGCTGAAGTTTCGCCCCTCCCTCAAACGGCGGCAAGATGTCTTACACTTAGTCGTCTGGGGAGCATGGGGTTCGACCCTAATCAATGCCAGCCTCAGTACGCTGATTGGTTGCTTGGGCGGTACTGTTGAGCCTGAGCAGTGGCAGGAAAACTGGTGGACATTGTGGGTCGGAGACGGCATGGGCATTTTAGTGGTCACTCCCCTGCTGTTAATGGGTCGCCATTGGCTGGGGAACGTGAGATGGATGATCGCCCAAATTTTACAAGGGAAACCCTGGGAGTGGGGCAAGAAGTGGTGGTTTCACAGACGATTGAGAGTTGTTCCCCATTCCCCAGCTTTGGACAAGCCTTCTCAGGGCGAAAAAAACTCCACTCTCGCTGAAGCTGTTATCTGCTTTACCCTGTTGTTTACCCTTTGCTGGTTGGTATTCGCGTTAAAATCAGCCGTTGATTTGGCTCAATATCCCCTGGAATATCTTCCCTTTCCCTTCGTTGTCTGGGCCGCAATTCGCTTTACTCAGCGAGGTGCAGTGGCGGCAACCCTGATTGTTTGCACGATTGCCATTTGGGGAGCGATGCAGGGAGTTGGGCCGTTTGTGGCAAATACAAGCATCAAGCAAACGGTTTTATTCTTACAGGGCTTTATGGGCGTTGTCTCGATTACAGCCTTAGTCCTCGCGGCGGCGGAATCAGAACGTGCTCGTGCCGTAGATTTACTCAAAGAGAGGGAAGCCAGTTTAGCCAATGCTCAACGCCTTGCACAACTTGGAAACTGGGATTTTTACGAGACGTGCAACAACTCCTGTTTACCTCAGCAGAAATTGCAGTGGTCGGATGAACTTTACCGCCTTTTTGGTTTTAGTCCTAAAGCCTTCGAGCCGACTTGGGAAACATTGTTTCAAGTGGTTCATCCCGCCGATCGCGATCGCGTAGGACAGGCGATTCGAGGTGCTTTACGAGAAAATCAGCCCTACTGCCTGGACTATCGAATTGTACGTCCGGATGGTTCAGAACGCATGGTTTGCGAACAATCGGAGATTTACGGGGGCGGGATTAGGGGCACAGTGCAGGATATTACTGAGCGCCAACGAGTCGAAGCTCAACTTCGCGCCGCCGCCGAGCATGTGAGCGAAGCGGCTGAACGACAGCGCTTGTTAGGAGAGATGGCGCTGCGGATTCGGCGTTCTCTCCATCTCGATCAAATTCTGAACACAACGGTCGCAGAAGTCCGAGAATTTTTAAAGGCTGACCGTGTCTTTATTGGTCAAATTGATGGCATTTCTCAACCCTTAAACGTGAGTCAGTTGTTAGCATCGCACCGAAGTTCATCCCAGAATGTAGCCCAAGTTGACAGTTCCGAGGAAAACCTACCCTTCAAAAATGCCTTGGACAAACAACCTTCAAACCTTCAAACCTTCAAACCTTCAACCCTGTTAAAAGGTCTAATTATTGCTGAATCAGTAGAACCCTGCTATCCCTCGCTTCGTAGCATGGTTATTGAGGATGAGGCAACCATACAAGAATGGCGATCGCGGTTTAGCCAAGGTCATGTTATTGCCATTGAGGATACAAAAACTATCCCTTGTTCCTGTCATATTGCCGCCTACCACGCCGAGTATCAAGTTGGAGCCATCCTCGCTGTGCCCATTTGGGTGGGGGATAACCTATATGGGGCGTTAGTCGTTAACCAATGTAGCCAGTCCCGTCATTGGCAATCGTGGGAAATTGAGTGGCTTACTTCACTCGCCACACAAGTCGCAATTGCCATCCAGCAAGCAGAACTCTATCGACAGATTACAGACCTCGCCGCTCATTTGGAATCCCAGGTAGAGGAGCGAACCCAAGAACTCACCGCGAAAATGACCGAACTTCAGGAACTTAACCAACTCAAAGATGTATTCCTGCAAGCCGTTTCCCACGACCTCCGCACCTCTTTGCTGGGAATGTCAATGGTATTAAAACATTTATATCAATCAGCGGGAGATGGAGTAACCCTATCTCGGCCTATCCTGGAACGAATGATCACAAGCAACGAACGTCAGCTCAACTTAATTAACTCTCTATTAGAAGATCATTTTAACGAAGAGCGTCAATTAGAACTGCACCGTCAACCGATACAGCTCACTCAATTGTGTCAGGACTTAATTACCGGCTATTCGCCGATACTGGCTCAAAACCAAGCCACTCTGACTCCACAATTACCCGAAAATTGCCCCATGATCGATGCTGATCCAATTCAGGTACGACGGGTGTTGGAAAACTTGCTCACCAATGCCTTAAAACACAATCCACCAGGACTAAATTTGACCTTGCAACTCCAGGTTGAAGACCAAAAAATTCGCTGCACTCTGCAAGATGATGGGTTAGGCATGAGCCAAGAACAACAAAACAGCCTCTTCAAACTTTACATTCGAGGTCTGCATACGAAGCACTTAACTGGCATTGGTTTGGGTTTGTATCAATGTCGCCAAATTATTAACGCTCACGGTGGAGAGATTGGTATTATAAGTAGTTCTAATGCTGGGTCAACCTTCTGGTTCACCCTCCCATTAGCTGACTAGGGGCATAGGATAGAGAGGGAAAGACTCATCAATCAACTATCACGATGCACGATGTCAGGAGAAAAGGCTGGCAAACACACGGCAATATACTCCGCGCC of the Allocoleopsis franciscana PCC 7113 genome contains:
- a CDS encoding response regulator transcription factor gives rise to the protein MPLIILVADDNLGTRLSVSDYLEMSGYSVIVAEDGQEALSKIEKYHPHLLVTDINMPRMDGYELVKKLRQQPSFRLLPIVLLTERATTKERIEGYESGCDVYLPKPFEMDELGAVIRNLVERQLDRKVSFPDSRTTSERSPDWDSPSTPDNMPAEAIAPNSTAIELTEREKEVLVLLAIGLSNVEIGKKLYRSPRTVEKHVSSLLRKTETSNRAELIRFALKNHLVN
- a CDS encoding sensor histidine kinase is translated as MNRQNLMPLSQRSIWRYIAVVGAIAVAYYGGAYLTVSSLGLGLEASPLWPSAGIALAGLLLAGERVWPGVALGSFFWCQSQVSLTMAFALAFSITLQAFLGAEVFRWLKFRPSLKRRQDVLHLVVWGAWGSTLINASLSTLIGCLGGTVEPEQWQENWWTLWVGDGMGILVVTPLLLMGRHWLGNVRWMIAQILQGKPWEWGKKWWFHRRLRVVPHSPALDKPSQGEKNSTLAEAVICFTLLFTLCWLVFALKSAVDLAQYPLEYLPFPFVVWAAIRFTQRGAVAATLIVCTIAIWGAMQGVGPFVANTSIKQTVLFLQGFMGVVSITALVLAAAESERARAVDLLKEREASLANAQRLAQLGNWDFYETCNNSCLPQQKLQWSDELYRLFGFSPKAFEPTWETLFQVVHPADRDRVGQAIRGALRENQPYCLDYRIVRPDGSERMVCEQSEIYGGGIRGTVQDITERQRVEAQLRAAAEHVSEAAERQRLLGEMALRIRRSLHLDQILNTTVAEVREFLKADRVFIGQIDGISQPLNVSQLLASHRSSSQNVAQVDSSEENLPFKNALDKQPSNLQTFKPSTLLKGLIIAESVEPCYPSLRSMVIEDEATIQEWRSRFSQGHVIAIEDTKTIPCSCHIAAYHAEYQVGAILAVPIWVGDNLYGALVVNQCSQSRHWQSWEIEWLTSLATQVAIAIQQAELYRQITDLAAHLESQVEERTQELTAKMTELQELNQLKDVFLQAVSHDLRTSLLGMSMVLKHLYQSAGDGVTLSRPILERMITSNERQLNLINSLLEDHFNEERQLELHRQPIQLTQLCQDLITGYSPILAQNQATLTPQLPENCPMIDADPIQVRRVLENLLTNALKHNPPGLNLTLQLQVEDQKIRCTLQDDGLGMSQEQQNSLFKLYIRGLHTKHLTGIGLGLYQCRQIINAHGGEIGIISSSNAGSTFWFTLPLAD